The Sphingobacteriales bacterium genomic sequence AACTGTCAATGGTAGCGATGAGGGAATAATGGTTACATCCTGCTGGGTGAGAAATCCGGAAGCCTGTGAATGATTTTCTTTTCCAACCAGACAATATTCTATCCTTGTACTCAGCCTGAGGTTTGTATTTACCTGATAATCTATCTGATATCTTAAAAAATATTTTTCAGTAAAGCCTGTTAAGGGAATAGGATCGCTGCTCCCTGAAATATTTTTTTCTGATAATTTATATCGAATCCTGAAATTTTGCTTTGTCCTGAAATTCATCTGATGGCTGACTGTCAGCAATAATTCATTTCCGAAAGAAGGACGATTTACCAGATATTTCAGCCATGGAAAACGGTATTGATCATAATAAAAAGTAAGCCCCCATTTTTTACTGATATTCCAGTTTAATCCGGTAAAAATCCCGGATTCATTTTCAGTTTCGCTGTTTTCCCTGAAAGCATTGGCATAAGGAGAATAATAATTGGGGGAATAATTTCTGAGAAGTAAAAGATAGCTCATCCTGTTGTTCAGAAAAGTGTGAACACCTGATAACCAACCATATCCATTACCATTGGTAGCTGTTTCACCAAAAAACAACAGACCCTTAATGACATAGGAATAATTGATCCCTGCAGCAAAAAAACTTTTTCCTGAAAATTGATAATAATTGTAAAGTTTGTCATTTTTAAGCATGGGTTGGTCGAGCCAACCATAAAATGAAGTTATTCCTAATTTTAAATTTGAAAGATTTAAACTGAGGTTGAGTCCCAGAAGCTGTTCATTCACTGTATTTTTATTGAGTATTTCCGTATTTGTCCGGTGCAGGCCATCTTCATCAAAAGAGCTGACATAAAACTCCGCAGCATCTTCAAAAGTATCGGCAACATTTAAACCTGCATCAAGATATTTATTGGAGTACATTGCAGTCATCATGAATTTTGAAAACTGAAAAGAAGCTGCTGCACCTCTGAAATAGTTTTTTTCGTTGGCTGAACGATATGGACTCAGGTAGGGACGGGAAACAAAAATCTGATCAATATAGGGTGTTTTTCCAAAATTAAAACTATTGGATAAAACCAAACCCTGACCAAAATTGGCATAATAATCACCAAAAGCAATGGTTTTCAAATACTTATGGTTCGGCCTGAAAAAGAAATGAGCGGAATAAAAATCGAAACCCTTTTTTTGTGTCCCTTTGAAAAATTCTTCCCCCGCATCTTTTTCCATGGTAATGCCATAGCTCAATCTGCGGTCGGGCTGATGATAAAAGCGCAAGTAATATTTAAATGGATTTCCCAAATAATTTGTGTCAGGATTGAAACCGTTTTTTATCACAAAACTCCTTTCCGTGCGTATGGATAAGTAATTGTTTTTCAGCGGCAAATAATAATCTGCTTTTTTAGGAACCGAAGGCCGTGGTGAAATAGTAATAAAATTCAGCAGCTTGTTGATGGTTTCGTCATCCAGCTCATCAATCAGCCTCAACTCATAAAATGTCGTAAACCCTTTGTATTTCCTTCGGTATTCCAGTATGGCACTTATCTGTGGCTCAGATAAAAACATGAGTTCCTGAAGTTGTTCTGTTGTTGCCGCATTTAAATTGATGGGATTATTAAAATATTCGTTCAACCTGTCTGAAAGTTCTGAATAATCAAATTCTGCCTCACTGTTTTCATATAACTCCCCGATTATTTTTTCGATTACCAGCTGCCGGTTTGATTGTGAAAAAGCACTTCGGAAACTAAATAAAACGACAATAACCGCAAAGAAAACACCCTTTAAGATATGGCAGCTTTGATGGCTCATCTCAATAAGGATTAGTGAATTTTATCAAACATTTTATCGGCTGAGATAGAGGGAGAATAGCCCAGAATCTGATGTATCTGAAAAGCAATGTCGATATTAAAACCAGCAACAGCCAGATTGAGTCCAAAGGTAGTTACAAAAGGATTGTTACGAAAACCGGCACGTAATTTAAAATATTGATTTACAGAATATTCAATTCCACCTTTCCATCCATAACCATAATGAGATGAATGCTCAAATTCAGCATGAAGAGATGCTTTCTGAGCAAGCTGATAAATTCCTCCAAAATTGACAACAACAGGAACTTTCTCGTTTGAGTATTTATCGTACCGGGCAACTGTGGGGTTGAAAATATGAACACCCAAAGTTACCGTCTCTGTTGGGCGGTACATTAATCCAGCCTCTCCGAAAAGTGTATTTCTGACCTGATAATTTTCAGTTGTTGTCCGTAAGTAGTTTAACTGAATGCCAGCATAAAACTGACGTGCCAGTTTAGAAGCATAGGCTAAACCTATTTTTTGCCTTGAAAAAATTACCGAATAATTAAAAATGTAAAAGTCGAAAGCAAAGGTCCCCTGGTTTTGAACGGGAATATTCAGGGTGAATGCCCCACCGTTAAGCTCTTTGATATTGAATTTGTTTTCTGCAAAAACACCTATTGCCGGTTTTCTCAATAAAGCCAGACCAGCCTGATTGTTGAATGACGACCATGGATCGGAAAAACTTACGGATGCATCAGCCAACCCACGCGAACGGCTTCCGATGGGATTGACATAGTCCTGCCCGTTAACCCTGAGAAAAAAGGCATTGAGAAACAATAAAAACAATAATGTTAGAAAAAACTGAACTCTATTAATCATAAAATTCTATTAGAATGCTGCTTTTTAACTGCAGACCCAGCAGACGTGAAGCATTTCCCTGATTTATGGCTATTTCAAGTAATCCTGCTGAATTAAACAGGCAAAGGGCATCCCCTGCATGAACATCTGAGTATTTTTCTGAAATAACATTAATCTCATCACTCCCACTGAATTCAATTTTGATTTTTTTTGACAGATCGAACCGTTCAAATATTTTTTTGCTGATGTTTGTTACTGCATTTCCAAAATTATCAATGTAAATCACCATTCCCTTTATCATATTCTGATCAACCGTTGCATTCAGGGAAGAGATCATTTGAAATTCACCGGTTTTAATCCCAACAGCAGACATATTGAATTTTGCAGAAAGCCTGACAGCCGCAGGAGCTATAAGGTTTTTCAAGGGAAACAACAGTTGTGATGATTGTTCAACAGGTATTTCACAAACTTCGTCTGCCTGCCTGTCGGTAATCAGGGAAATGACTCCGTTGTCGGGACCTAAGAAATAATGATTGTTGTATTTAACTGCAATAAATCGTTCTTTTACTGATTGACTATTATTTACACTGATCAGGTGAATGCTTTTTTCAGGAAAGTCGTGGTAACAGTTTCTCAGAATATAGGAAGCTTCCGGAATACTGAACGGGCTTATCAGATGTGAAATATCGACTATGTTTACCTGACTGATCTTCGACAATAAAAAACCTTTTACTGATGCCACATAGGGGTCTTTCAGTCCAAGGTCGGTGGTCAGTGTAACAACAATCATGATGGCAAAATGTGAAAATTATTTAATAGCAATGGTTTTTTTAGGCTTGTAAAAATAGCTTTAATCCCTGAGAAAAAAACCGATTGCCGGTCTCCTTCTGTAAAAATTGCATTGACCTTGTCAACAGATAATTATTAGCCATTATCCTCATTGAGTATCTAAATTTGCATTCGCAAATAATAAGGATTATGACATCGTCACTATACATCCATAACTCATACAGTGGGAAAAAAGAAGAATTTATACCTGTCAATCCTCCAATGGTCGGAATGTATGTATGCGGGCCGACCGTTTATGGCGATCCACACCTCGGACATGCACGTGCAGCCATTAATTTTGATATTTTATTTCGCTATCTGAAACATCTTGGCTACAAGGTCAGATATGTCCGCAATATCACCGATGTAGGCCATCTTGAAAATGATGCAGATGCCGGGGAAGACAAAATTGCGAAAAAAGCCCGCCTCGAACAACTTGAACCTATGGAGGTTGCACAATATTACACCAATCGTTATCATAATGCAATCAATCAATTAAATTGCCTTCCACCTTCTATTGAGCCACATGCATCAGGGCATATTCCTGAGCAGATTGAACTGGTTGAAAAAATCCTCCACAATGGTTTTGCCTATCAGACAGCAGAAAACATTTATTTCGACCTGGAAAAATATTCTAAAGTGTATCCTTACGGAAAGCTATCGGGAAAGGTTATCGAAGACCTCATCAGCCAGAGCAGGGAATTAAAGGGGCAGGATGATAAAAAAAATCAGATTGACTTTGCCTTGTGGAAAAAAGCCACCCCACAGCATATCATGAAATGGCGATCACCATGGAATGAAGGTTATCCCGGCTGGCATCTCGAATGCTCGGCCATGGGAGCTAAATATCTTGGAATTCCTTTCGATATACACGGAGGCGGTCTCGACCTTATGTTTCCCCACCATGAATCTGAAATTGCCCAAAGTATGGCCGCTTTTGGTCAGCTGCCCTGTAAATACTGGATTCACAACAACCTGATTACCATCAATGGACAAAAAATGGCTAAATCACTGGGTAATTTTATCACACTCGAAGAGCTTTTTACCGGAAATCACAGGCTTTTGGATCAGGCTTACCAGCCCATGGTCATCAGGTTTTTTATCCTTCAGGCTCATTACCGAAGTACGATTGATTTTTCAAATGATGCTTTAAAAGCAGCCGAAAAGGGTTTGGCAAGACTGACACAGGCACAGCGTCAGATTGAAAAACTTATGGCCGGAAATCAATCCTCATTCAATGTAGATAAATGGATATCAGACTGTTATGAAGTAATGAATGACGACCTGAACACGGCTAAACTGATAGCAGAGCTTTTTGAAGCTTCGAGGCATATCAACCTGATGGCAGACAATAAAGAATTCCTCACCGGGGAGGATCTTGAGAAATTCAGAAAGTACTTCAATATATTTCTGACTGAAATACTGGGTCTAAGCTATCACGAGAGTCAGACCGGTTCAACTGATGAACTGATCAAAATTATTATTGAGTTAAGAAAAAACGCAAGGGAGAAGAAGGATTTTGCGACATCCGACTTTATACGCGACAAGCTGAAAGAAATCGGTATTCAACTTAAAGACGGAAAAGAAGGAACAAGCTGGGAAAATTTAATGTAAAAAAATTTCGCACAGTGAATTGAATATCTGTATTTTAACAAAATAATTATTCATCATGAATGCAATGATTTTAGTAATCGCAGCACTTGCATTTTTCACGCTGGCTTATCGGTTTTATTTTGCCTTTATTTCGGCAAAAGTATTGACACTCAATGACCTCAATCAGGTTCCATCTCAAAAATTGTACGATGGTCAGAATTATTATCCGATGAACAAATGGATATTGTTCGGGCATCATTTTGCAGCCATTGCCGGAGCAGGACCTTTGGTAGGACCTGTTTTAGCGGCTCAATTCGGCTATTTCCCGGGTTTTTTATGGATGTTGCTGGGGGCTGTGTTTGCCGGTGCTGTTCACGACATCGTCATACTGACTGCTTCTGTCCGTCATGATGGAAAATCATTGGCAGAAATAGCCCGTAGAGAAATAAATAAAGTCAGTGGGGCAACTGCTTCCATCGCTACACTTATCATTGTAATTGTCGCCATGGCAGGACTTGGCCTGGTGGTAGTCAATGCATTGGCTGAAAGCAGTTGGGGAACATTTACCATTGCAGCTACCATCCCCATTGCTCTGTTTATGGGCATTTACATTTTTAAAATTCGCAAGGGTAAAGCAGTTGACGGAACAATTATCGGAGTAACTTTATTAAGCCTTGCCGTCATTTATGGCCGTTATATTCCGGAATCAGGGATTGCACACCTGTTCACCTTTAATCATAAAACCCTGACCATTCTGCTATGTGCCTATGGTTTTCTGGCCTCTGTATTACCTGTATGGCTTCTGCTTTCCCCACGCGATTACCTGAGCTCCTTTATGAAACTTGGGGTGGTAGCCATGCTTGCCCTGGGTGTCATTATCGTAATGCCTCATATCCAGATGCCAGCGGTTACTAAATTTATTCACGGAGGTGGCCCCATTATTCCCGGGACACTATTCCCCTATCTCTTTATTACCATTGCCTGTGGGGCTATTTCAGGTTTTCATGCATTGGTCAGCTCAGGAACAACTCCCAAAATGGTCATGAAAGAAAAACAAATCAGGATGATTGCAGCCGGCTCGATGCTGAGTGAAGGACTGGTCAGCATTCTGGCATTGATAGCCGCCACCAGCCTGCTCCCGATGGACTATTTTCAGATCAACGTTTCACCTGAAAAATTTGCCAGAATATTGCCTGAGTTACAGGCAATGGGATTTACTGAAACCAATCTTTCCGAGCTTTCAGCCGAAGTAGGTGAAAGCATTGCAGGACGTACAGGAGGAGCCGTTTCGCTGGCTGTTGGCATGGCTCAGATTTTTTCCGCCCTTCCAGGGCTTAAACATCTGATGAGCTACTGGTATCATTTTGCCATCATGTTTGAAGCTTTGTTTATCCTGACTACCATTGATGCCGGCACGAGAATAGCCCGTTTCATCCTACAGGAAGAGCTTGGTAAGTTCATTCCAAAATTCGGACAAACCAACTGGCTACCGGGTAATTTAATTGCCAGCTTTCTGGTGGTCTTCGCATGGGGTTACTTCATTTATTCAGGCAGTGTAACCACCATCTGGCCAATGTTTGGCTCTGCAAATCAACTACTTGCAACCATTGCACTTGCTGTAGGGACCAGCTATATCATCAATACGGGAAAAGGCAGATTTGCATGGGTTACGATAGTTCCTCTGCTTTTTGTTGGCATTACCACCATTACAGCCTGCATTAAAAACATTTACGGTATTTACTGGCCTCAACTTGCTGATACACAAACTTTTGTGCCGGGATTTATCAATATTGTCCTGACATTGATTATCCTCTTCTGTGCATTTTTTATCTTTATCAATGCTGGGCCTAAATGGCTTAAAAGTCTGAAACAGGGTCAAGCTGTCAATGTTTGATGAAACCTTGGTTTAAACACTGCAAAATATTCATGCCCGTGATGAAATCTTAAACTACCTTTGCATCAGTAAGGAGCATGAATTTTTTAGAAAATATATCACTTAAGCCCTTTAATACTTTTGGCGTAGAGGCAAAAGCACGTTATTTTGCAGAAATAAATTCCGAGCAGAACATTCTACAATTAATAGATAATCAGCTTTTTAAATCACTCAACAAATTAATTCTCGGAGAAGGCAGTGATATTTTATTCACCAAAGATTTTGAAGGACTTGTTTTGAAAGATGCCATTAAAGGTATCGGACTTATGCACGAAGATGAAAATAATGTCTGGATAAAAGCCGGCTCAGGAGAAAACTGGCATTCTTTTGTTGAATATTGTGTGAATCAAAACTGGGGAGGAATTGAAAATCTGGCACTAATACCCGGAACTGTTGGTGCTTCACCCATTCAAAATATCGGAGCTTATGGGGCAGAAGTAAAAAACAGTATCCATTCTCTTGAAATAATAGACCTTTTAACCGGGAAAAAACGCCTGATGATGAATGATGAATGCAGGTTTGGCTACCGGTGGAGCATCTTTAAGGAAAAAGAATGGAGAAACAGATACTACATCGTTTCCGTAAGCTTCATGCTGGACAAAAATCCAAAATTAAACACTGAATATCAGGATATTAAGGACGAGTTGTGTACAGAAAACCCGACTATACAGGACGTTTTTAATGCGGTTGTCAGCATACGCAGAAGAAAATTACCCGATCCTCAGGTTTTGGGAAATGCAGGCAGTTTTTTTAAAAATCCGGTAGTTTCGTATGAAAAATATGAAAAGCTGCTTCAGAAATATCCCGATTTAAAAGGATTTGAAACCCGCTATGCCATAAAACTGGCAGCCGCCCAGTTAATTGAAAAATGTGGATGGAAGGGCGTTGTGGAAAACAATACAGGAGTATATCATAATCAGGCACTTGTAATTGTTAATTATGGCGGGGCAAGCGGCTCCGATATTCTCCGTTTTGCCCAAAAAATTCAGGAAAGCGTTTATCAGACATTTGGCATTGAACTCATTCCGGAAGTGAATATTTATTAGATTTCCAACAAAATATTTCTTTAAAACAATGAAAATCTTTGGTTTAGTCGGCTATCCACTTTCCCACTCTTTCAGTCCGTTTATTTTTCAAAAAATCTTTGAACGGGAGAAAATAACCGGTTGTGTTTATCAATTGTTTGAACTTAAAGAATTAAATGGTATCGGGGATTTTTTAATACAGCATTCAGAAATAGCCGGATTAAATATCACCATTCCCTACAAGCAACAGATCATTGATTTTCTGGATGAAAAAGATGAGATAGCAGAGCAAACAGGGGCTGTTAATACAGTTAAAATTTTTCGGCAAGGGAAAATCATTTACCTGAAAGGTTATAATACGGACGTTACGGGTTTTGAACAGTCTTTAAGGGATTTTGTACCACCGGATATAAGCCATGCTTTGATTTTAGGCAACGGTGGAGCTGCCAGAGCGGTTCAGTATGTTTTCAAAAAAATGAATATCAATTATTTAATCATCAGCAGAAAAAAAACTGAAAACAGCCTGAGATATACTGATTTAAATAAGGATATTTTTGACAAATATCATCTGAT encodes the following:
- a CDS encoding cysteine--tRNA ligase, with translation MTSSLYIHNSYSGKKEEFIPVNPPMVGMYVCGPTVYGDPHLGHARAAINFDILFRYLKHLGYKVRYVRNITDVGHLENDADAGEDKIAKKARLEQLEPMEVAQYYTNRYHNAINQLNCLPPSIEPHASGHIPEQIELVEKILHNGFAYQTAENIYFDLEKYSKVYPYGKLSGKVIEDLISQSRELKGQDDKKNQIDFALWKKATPQHIMKWRSPWNEGYPGWHLECSAMGAKYLGIPFDIHGGGLDLMFPHHESEIAQSMAAFGQLPCKYWIHNNLITINGQKMAKSLGNFITLEELFTGNHRLLDQAYQPMVIRFFILQAHYRSTIDFSNDALKAAEKGLARLTQAQRQIEKLMAGNQSSFNVDKWISDCYEVMNDDLNTAKLIAELFEASRHINLMADNKEFLTGEDLEKFRKYFNIFLTEILGLSYHESQTGSTDELIKIIIELRKNAREKKDFATSDFIRDKLKEIGIQLKDGKEGTSWENLM
- the murB gene encoding UDP-N-acetylmuramate dehydrogenase, which encodes MNFLENISLKPFNTFGVEAKARYFAEINSEQNILQLIDNQLFKSLNKLILGEGSDILFTKDFEGLVLKDAIKGIGLMHEDENNVWIKAGSGENWHSFVEYCVNQNWGGIENLALIPGTVGASPIQNIGAYGAEVKNSIHSLEIIDLLTGKKRLMMNDECRFGYRWSIFKEKEWRNRYYIVSVSFMLDKNPKLNTEYQDIKDELCTENPTIQDVFNAVVSIRRRKLPDPQVLGNAGSFFKNPVVSYEKYEKLLQKYPDLKGFETRYAIKLAAAQLIEKCGWKGVVENNTGVYHNQALVIVNYGGASGSDILRFAQKIQESVYQTFGIELIPEVNIY
- a CDS encoding helix-hairpin-helix domain-containing protein, whose protein sequence is MSHQSCHILKGVFFAVIVVLFSFRSAFSQSNRQLVIEKIIGELYENSEAEFDYSELSDRLNEYFNNPINLNAATTEQLQELMFLSEPQISAILEYRRKYKGFTTFYELRLIDELDDETINKLLNFITISPRPSVPKKADYYLPLKNNYLSIRTERSFVIKNGFNPDTNYLGNPFKYYLRFYHQPDRRLSYGITMEKDAGEEFFKGTQKKGFDFYSAHFFFRPNHKYLKTIAFGDYYANFGQGLVLSNSFNFGKTPYIDQIFVSRPYLSPYRSANEKNYFRGAAASFQFSKFMMTAMYSNKYLDAGLNVADTFEDAAEFYVSSFDEDGLHRTNTEILNKNTVNEQLLGLNLSLNLSNLKLGITSFYGWLDQPMLKNDKLYNYYQFSGKSFFAAGINYSYVIKGLLFFGETATNGNGYGWLSGVHTFLNNRMSYLLLLRNYSPNYYSPYANAFRENSETENESGIFTGLNWNISKKWGLTFYYDQYRFPWLKYLVNRPSFGNELLLTVSHQMNFRTKQNFRIRYKLSEKNISGSSDPIPLTGFTEKYFLRYQIDYQVNTNLRLSTRIEYCLVGKENHSQASGFLTQQDVTIIPSSLPLTVSLRYALFTVNDYEARIYSYDADIPGIFSSAMYYRNGMRAYLLIKYQVSDKLAVFFKTGRTEYFSAPEIPENSNLTKNWKNELKFLITCSF
- a CDS encoding carbon starvation protein A; its protein translation is MNAMILVIAALAFFTLAYRFYFAFISAKVLTLNDLNQVPSQKLYDGQNYYPMNKWILFGHHFAAIAGAGPLVGPVLAAQFGYFPGFLWMLLGAVFAGAVHDIVILTASVRHDGKSLAEIARREINKVSGATASIATLIIVIVAMAGLGLVVVNALAESSWGTFTIAATIPIALFMGIYIFKIRKGKAVDGTIIGVTLLSLAVIYGRYIPESGIAHLFTFNHKTLTILLCAYGFLASVLPVWLLLSPRDYLSSFMKLGVVAMLALGVIIVMPHIQMPAVTKFIHGGGPIIPGTLFPYLFITIACGAISGFHALVSSGTTPKMVMKEKQIRMIAAGSMLSEGLVSILALIAATSLLPMDYFQINVSPEKFARILPELQAMGFTETNLSELSAEVGESIAGRTGGAVSLAVGMAQIFSALPGLKHLMSYWYHFAIMFEALFILTTIDAGTRIARFILQEELGKFIPKFGQTNWLPGNLIASFLVVFAWGYFIYSGSVTTIWPMFGSANQLLATIALAVGTSYIINTGKGRFAWVTIVPLLFVGITTITACIKNIYGIYWPQLADTQTFVPGFINIVLTLIILFCAFFIFINAGPKWLKSLKQGQAVNV
- a CDS encoding SAM-dependent chlorinase/fluorinase, producing MIVVTLTTDLGLKDPYVASVKGFLLSKISQVNIVDISHLISPFSIPEASYILRNCYHDFPEKSIHLISVNNSQSVKERFIAVKYNNHYFLGPDNGVISLITDRQADEVCEIPVEQSSQLLFPLKNLIAPAAVRLSAKFNMSAVGIKTGEFQMISSLNATVDQNMIKGMVIYIDNFGNAVTNISKKIFERFDLSKKIKIEFSGSDEINVISEKYSDVHAGDALCLFNSAGLLEIAINQGNASRLLGLQLKSSILIEFYD
- a CDS encoding shikimate dehydrogenase translates to MKIFGLVGYPLSHSFSPFIFQKIFEREKITGCVYQLFELKELNGIGDFLIQHSEIAGLNITIPYKQQIIDFLDEKDEIAEQTGAVNTVKIFRQGKIIYLKGYNTDVTGFEQSLRDFVPPDISHALILGNGGAARAVQYVFKKMNINYLIISRKKTENSLRYTDLNKDIFDKYHLIINCTPLGMFPNTDSFPEIPYHFLNKRHFLFDMVYNPEETLFLLKGKKMGCQTMNGMKMLEKQAFESFRIWFGI